The Dromaius novaehollandiae isolate bDroNov1 chromosome 5, bDroNov1.hap1, whole genome shotgun sequence genome window below encodes:
- the DGKZ gene encoding diacylglycerol kinase zeta isoform X2 — protein sequence METFFKRHFQRKGLSGSRHASVVAVPTGKARRRSQVGLPSASLAQRRGRSGTALSCLGRPQQPSSHSRRRSSTTPPCLSPRFAVQKKRRGQVRSIDTHLMGPSMLLASLIQMREEGKGVPCADSSGSESLEDSGSREESVAAGGTEPGRHGWRAEETWLSMLPVLRPLHVRPLLRGPRCLRRRSSHRLPTEFVYGRAAYGLQGRYRRLSQHRRSSDAMGPGALLSPGQAWLLPRRWMGAARARHPAAALSECLGSESACPAAPDSWSPRLLYVWRKAIAKSSLQHMVAQPNPAPSLRSDLERQIRSTVDWSETAVYGEHIWFETNASGDFCYVGEQNCMAKLLQKPLTRRKCAACKIIVHTPCIEQLEKINFRCKPSFRESGSRNVREPIVVRHHWVHRRRQEGKCRQCGKGFQQKFAFHSKEIVAISCSWCKQAYHSKVSCFMLQHIEEPCSLGAHAAVVVPPTWILRVRRPQNPLKSSKKKKRASFKRKSSKKGAEEGRWKPFVIKPVPAPLMKPLLVFVNPKSGGNQGAKIIQSFMWYLNPRQVFDLSQGGPKEALELYRKVHNLRILACGGDGTVGWILSILDQLRLNPPPPVAILPLGTGNDLARTLNWGGGYTDEPLSKILSHVEDGNIVQLDRWNLHVEPNPDANPEEKDEAATDKLPLDVFNNYFSLGFDARVTLEFHESREANPEKFNSRFRNKMFYAGTAFSDFLTGSSKDLAKHVKLVCDGTDLTSKIQDLKPQCLVFLNIPRYCAGTMPWGNPGEHHDFEPQRHDDGCIEVIGFTMTSLAALQVGGHGERLCQCRQVVLTTSKAIPMQVDGEPCKLAASCIHISLRNQANMVQKTKRRNSMPLLNDQQPVPERLRIRVSRISMRDYEALHYDKEKLKEASVPLGIIVVPGDSDLELCRTQIERLQEEGDGAKPKTLSSQKLSPKWCFLDSTTADRFYRIDRAQEHLNYVTEISQDELYVLDPELVITQTVGTSPAMPDLVDSSSAPTGHHFAFPSSSSSPPSSPAPSTEAGLCLPHKDDLLIEAAKSGNFSQFQELHRAGRDLMVRDSSGQTVLHHAVKSGSKDIVKYIIENAPSDILDATEEENGETSLHQAAALRQRTICHYIVEAGASLMKTDLQVKGDTPKHRAEKANDPDLAAYLENRQHYQMIQREDQETAV from the exons ATGGAAACCTTTTTTAAGAGGCACTTCCAGAGGAAGGGGCTCTCGGGGTCACGGCATGCCAGCGTGGTGGCAGTGCCCACAGGTAAAGCCAGGCGACGCTCCCAAGTGGGCCTGCCCTCTGCCTCACTGGCCCAGCGCCGAGGCAGGTCCGGTACGGCCCTCTCCTGCCTGGGCCGgccccagcagcccagctcccacTCCCGGCGCCGCTCCAGCACCACACCGCCATGCCTCAGCCCCCGCTTTGCTGTGCAGAAGAAGCGCAGGGGTCAGGTGCGATCCATCGATACCCACTTGATGGGCCCTTCCATGCTCCTGGCCAGCCTTATCCAAatgagagaggaggggaaaggggTGCCCTGTGCCGACAGCTCCGGATCCGAGTCCCTGGAGGACAGTGGCAGCAGGGAGGAAAGTGTGGCCGCTGGGGGAACGGAGCCGGGCAGGCATGGGTGGCGGGCTGAGGAGACCTGGCTCTCCATGCTCCCTGTGCTGCGGCCGCTCCACGTCAGGCCACTGCTGAGGGGCCCCCGCTGCCTGCGTCGCAGATCCTCCCATCGCCTGCCCACTGAGTTCGTGTATGGCAGGGCTGCCTATGGCCTGCAAGGGCGCTACCGCCGCCTCAGCCAGCACCGGCGTTCGAGTGATGCCATGGGGCCTGGGGCGCTGCTCTCCCCGGGCCAAGCGTGGCTGCTCCCCAGGAGGTGGATGGGTGCAGCCAGAGCCAGgcaccctgctgctgccctctccgAGTGCCTGGGATCGGAGTCTGCCTGCCCTGCCGCCCCCGACAGCTGGAGCCCCAGGCTGCTGTATGTATGGCG AAAAGCTATTGCCAAGTCCAGCCTCCAGCACATGGTAGCCCAGCCAAACCCTGCACCATCCCTGAGGAGCGATTTGGAAAGGCAGATACGCAGCACTGTGGACTGGAGT GAGACTGCAGTCTATGGGGAGCACATCTGGTTTGAGACCAATGCCTCTGGGGATTTCTGCTATGTTGGGGAGCAGAACTGTATGGCGAAGCTGCTG CAAAAACCACTCACCAGGCGTAAGTGTGCAGCCTGCAAGATTATAGTGCATACTCCCTGCATAGAACAGCTAGAGAAA ATAAATTTCCGCTGCAAACCTTCCTTCAGGGAGTCAGGATCCCGGAATGTACGGGAG cCCATAGTTGTCCGACATCACTGGGTGCACCGGAGACGGCAGGAAGGGAAATGCCGGCAGTGTGGCAAG GGTTTCCAGCAGAAGTTTGCCTTCCACAGTAAAGAGATTGTAGCCATCAGCTGTTCCTGGTGCAAGCAAGCG tATCACAGCAAAGTGTCATGTTTCATGCTGCAACACATCGAAGAGCCCTGCTCACTAGGGGCTCATGCTGCTGTCGTCGTTCCTCCCACCTGGATTCTGCGGGTCCGACGGCCCCAG AATCCATTGAAGTCTAGTAAGAAGAAGAAGAGGGCATCATTCAAGCGGAAATCAAGCAAAAAGGGGGCTGAG GAAGGGAGGTGGAAACCCTTTGTCATCAAGCCTGTGCCAGCTCCTCTCATGAAGCCCTTGCTGGTGTTTGTGAACCCCAAGAGTGGTGGTAATCAG GGAGCCAAGATCATCCAATCCTTCATGTGGTATCTCAACCCACGGCAAGTTTTCGACCTCAGTCAGGGTGGACCTAAGGAGGC GCTGGAGCTGTACCGGAAGGTCCACAACCTACGGATTCTGGCGTGTGGGGGAGATGGCACG GTGGGCTGGATACTCTCCATTCTTGACCAGTTACGCCTCAACCCACCTCCTCCTGTGGCCATCCTACCTTTGGGGACAGGGAATGACTTGGCCAGGACGCTGAACTGGGGTGGG GGTTACACAGATGAGCCTCTGTCCAAGATCCTGTCACATGTGGAAGATGGGAACATTGTGCAGCTCGATCGCTGGAATCTCCATGTGGAACCAAACCCTGATGCaaaccctgaggagaaggacgaGGCGGCCACAGACAAG CTTCCCTTGGATGTTTTTAATAACTACTTCAGCCTTGGCTTTGACGCACGGGTGACACTGGAGTTTCACGAATCCCGAG AGGCAAATCCAGAGAAATTCAACAGCCGGTTTCGGAATAAAATGTTCTATGCTGGG ACGGCTTTCTCTGACTTCCTCACGGGGAGCTCCAAAGATTTAGCGAAGCATGTCAAGTTGGTC TGTGATGGGACAGACCTGACCTCCAAGATCCAGGACCTGAAGCCCCAATGCCTGGTCTTCCTCAACATTCCCAG ATACTGTGCAGGCACCATGCCCTGGGGCAACCCTGGGGAGCACCACGACTTCGAGCCACAGCGCCATGATGATGGCTGCATTGAAGTCATTGGCTTCACCATGACGTCCCTG GCTGCCTTGCAGGTGGGTGGCCACGGGGAGCGGCTGTGCCAGTGCCGGCAGGTGGTTCTCACCACATCCAAGGCCATCCCCATGCAGGTAGATGGGGAGCCCTGCAAGCTGGCAGCTTCCTGCATCCACATTTCCCTGCGCAACCAGGCCAACATGGTGCAGAAGACCAAGCGGCGCAACTCCATGCCTCTGCTCAATGA ccagcagccagtgccCGAGCGGTTGCGAATCCGTGTGAGCCGAATCAGCATGCGCGACTATGAGGCACTGCACTATGATAAGGAAAAGCTCAAGGAAGCCT CCGTGCCACTGGGGATCATTGTGGTTCCAGGAGACAGTGACCTGGAGTTGTGTCGGACCCAAATTGAGAGGCTGCAGGAG GAAGGGGATGGAGCCAAACCGAAGACTCTGTCATCCCAAAAGCTGTCCCCCAAGTGGTGCTTCCTGGACT CAACCACAGCTGATCGTTTTTATAGGATAGACCGTGCACAG GAGCACCTCAACTATGTGACAGAGATCTCTCAGGATGAGCTCTATGTGCTGGATCCAGAGCTGGTTATCACCCAGACTGTgggcacctctcctgccatgcctGACCTCGTTGACTCATCTTCTGCTCCCACTGGGCACCATTTTGcattcccttcctcttcctcctctccacccTCTTCTCCTGCCCCCAG cACTGAGGCTGGGCTCTGCCTCCCTCATAAAG ATGACCTTCTGATAGAAGCTGCCAAGAGTGGCAACTTCAGCCAG TTCCAGGAGCTGCACCGGGCTGGAAGAGACCTGATGGTGCGAGATTCCTCAGGCCAGACCGTCCTCCATCATGCCGTCAAATCAGGGAGCAAGGATATTGTCAAATACATCATTGAGAATG CCCCTTCAGATATCCTGGATGCCACAGAAGAAGAGAA tGGCGAAACCAGTTTACACCAGGCTGCAGCCTTACGCCAGCGCACCATCTGCCACTACATTGTGGAGGCCGGGGCTTCACTCATGAAGACGGACCTGCAGGTGAAG GGAGACACTCCCAAGCACAGGGCTGAGAAGGCCAACGACCCCGACTTGGCTGCCTACCTCGAGAACCGACAGCACTACCAGATGATCCAGCGGGAGGACCAGGAGACAGCTGTGTAG
- the DGKZ gene encoding diacylglycerol kinase zeta isoform X1 has translation METFFKRHFQRKGLSGSRHASVVAVPTGKARRRSQVGLPSASLAQRRGRSGTALSCLGRPQQPSSHSRRRSSTTPPCLSPRFAVQKKRRGQVRSIDTHLMGPSMLLASLIQMREEGKGVPCADSSGSESLEDSGSREESVAAGGTEPGRHGWRAEETWLSMLPVLRPLHVRPLLRGPRCLRRRSSHRLPTEFVYGRAAYGLQGRYRRLSQHRRSSDAMGPGALLSPGQAWLLPRRWMGAARARHPAAALSECLGSESACPAAPDSWSPRLLYVWRKAIAKSSLQHMVAQPNPAPSLRSDLERQIRSTVDWSETAVYGEHIWFETNASGDFCYVGEQNCMAKLLQKPLTRRKCAACKIIVHTPCIEQLEKINFRCKPSFRESGSRNVREPIVVRHHWVHRRRQEGKCRQCGKGFQQKFAFHSKEIVAISCSWCKQAYHSKVSCFMLQHIEEPCSLGAHAAVVVPPTWILRVRRPQNPLKSSKKKKRASFKRKSSKKGAEEGRWKPFVIKPVPAPLMKPLLVFVNPKSGGNQGAKIIQSFMWYLNPRQVFDLSQGGPKEALELYRKVHNLRILACGGDGTVGWILSILDQLRLNPPPPVAILPLGTGNDLARTLNWGGGYTDEPLSKILSHVEDGNIVQLDRWNLHVEPNPDANPEEKDEAATDKLPLDVFNNYFSLGFDARVTLEFHESREANPEKFNSRFRNKMFYAGTAFSDFLTGSSKDLAKHVKLVCDGTDLTSKIQDLKPQCLVFLNIPRYCAGTMPWGNPGEHHDFEPQRHDDGCIEVIGFTMTSLAALQVGGHGERLCQCRQVVLTTSKAIPMQVDGEPCKLAASCIHISLRNQANMVQKTKRRNSMPLLNDQQPVPERLRIRVSRISMRDYEALHYDKEKLKEASVPLGIIVVPGDSDLELCRTQIERLQEDFPPQPSALQRLHFQEGDGAKPKTLSSQKLSPKWCFLDSTTADRFYRIDRAQEHLNYVTEISQDELYVLDPELVITQTVGTSPAMPDLVDSSSAPTGHHFAFPSSSSSPPSSPAPSTEAGLCLPHKDDLLIEAAKSGNFSQFQELHRAGRDLMVRDSSGQTVLHHAVKSGSKDIVKYIIENAPSDILDATEEENGETSLHQAAALRQRTICHYIVEAGASLMKTDLQGDTPKHRAEKANDPDLAAYLENRQHYQMIQREDQETAV, from the exons ATGGAAACCTTTTTTAAGAGGCACTTCCAGAGGAAGGGGCTCTCGGGGTCACGGCATGCCAGCGTGGTGGCAGTGCCCACAGGTAAAGCCAGGCGACGCTCCCAAGTGGGCCTGCCCTCTGCCTCACTGGCCCAGCGCCGAGGCAGGTCCGGTACGGCCCTCTCCTGCCTGGGCCGgccccagcagcccagctcccacTCCCGGCGCCGCTCCAGCACCACACCGCCATGCCTCAGCCCCCGCTTTGCTGTGCAGAAGAAGCGCAGGGGTCAGGTGCGATCCATCGATACCCACTTGATGGGCCCTTCCATGCTCCTGGCCAGCCTTATCCAAatgagagaggaggggaaaggggTGCCCTGTGCCGACAGCTCCGGATCCGAGTCCCTGGAGGACAGTGGCAGCAGGGAGGAAAGTGTGGCCGCTGGGGGAACGGAGCCGGGCAGGCATGGGTGGCGGGCTGAGGAGACCTGGCTCTCCATGCTCCCTGTGCTGCGGCCGCTCCACGTCAGGCCACTGCTGAGGGGCCCCCGCTGCCTGCGTCGCAGATCCTCCCATCGCCTGCCCACTGAGTTCGTGTATGGCAGGGCTGCCTATGGCCTGCAAGGGCGCTACCGCCGCCTCAGCCAGCACCGGCGTTCGAGTGATGCCATGGGGCCTGGGGCGCTGCTCTCCCCGGGCCAAGCGTGGCTGCTCCCCAGGAGGTGGATGGGTGCAGCCAGAGCCAGgcaccctgctgctgccctctccgAGTGCCTGGGATCGGAGTCTGCCTGCCCTGCCGCCCCCGACAGCTGGAGCCCCAGGCTGCTGTATGTATGGCG AAAAGCTATTGCCAAGTCCAGCCTCCAGCACATGGTAGCCCAGCCAAACCCTGCACCATCCCTGAGGAGCGATTTGGAAAGGCAGATACGCAGCACTGTGGACTGGAGT GAGACTGCAGTCTATGGGGAGCACATCTGGTTTGAGACCAATGCCTCTGGGGATTTCTGCTATGTTGGGGAGCAGAACTGTATGGCGAAGCTGCTG CAAAAACCACTCACCAGGCGTAAGTGTGCAGCCTGCAAGATTATAGTGCATACTCCCTGCATAGAACAGCTAGAGAAA ATAAATTTCCGCTGCAAACCTTCCTTCAGGGAGTCAGGATCCCGGAATGTACGGGAG cCCATAGTTGTCCGACATCACTGGGTGCACCGGAGACGGCAGGAAGGGAAATGCCGGCAGTGTGGCAAG GGTTTCCAGCAGAAGTTTGCCTTCCACAGTAAAGAGATTGTAGCCATCAGCTGTTCCTGGTGCAAGCAAGCG tATCACAGCAAAGTGTCATGTTTCATGCTGCAACACATCGAAGAGCCCTGCTCACTAGGGGCTCATGCTGCTGTCGTCGTTCCTCCCACCTGGATTCTGCGGGTCCGACGGCCCCAG AATCCATTGAAGTCTAGTAAGAAGAAGAAGAGGGCATCATTCAAGCGGAAATCAAGCAAAAAGGGGGCTGAG GAAGGGAGGTGGAAACCCTTTGTCATCAAGCCTGTGCCAGCTCCTCTCATGAAGCCCTTGCTGGTGTTTGTGAACCCCAAGAGTGGTGGTAATCAG GGAGCCAAGATCATCCAATCCTTCATGTGGTATCTCAACCCACGGCAAGTTTTCGACCTCAGTCAGGGTGGACCTAAGGAGGC GCTGGAGCTGTACCGGAAGGTCCACAACCTACGGATTCTGGCGTGTGGGGGAGATGGCACG GTGGGCTGGATACTCTCCATTCTTGACCAGTTACGCCTCAACCCACCTCCTCCTGTGGCCATCCTACCTTTGGGGACAGGGAATGACTTGGCCAGGACGCTGAACTGGGGTGGG GGTTACACAGATGAGCCTCTGTCCAAGATCCTGTCACATGTGGAAGATGGGAACATTGTGCAGCTCGATCGCTGGAATCTCCATGTGGAACCAAACCCTGATGCaaaccctgaggagaaggacgaGGCGGCCACAGACAAG CTTCCCTTGGATGTTTTTAATAACTACTTCAGCCTTGGCTTTGACGCACGGGTGACACTGGAGTTTCACGAATCCCGAG AGGCAAATCCAGAGAAATTCAACAGCCGGTTTCGGAATAAAATGTTCTATGCTGGG ACGGCTTTCTCTGACTTCCTCACGGGGAGCTCCAAAGATTTAGCGAAGCATGTCAAGTTGGTC TGTGATGGGACAGACCTGACCTCCAAGATCCAGGACCTGAAGCCCCAATGCCTGGTCTTCCTCAACATTCCCAG ATACTGTGCAGGCACCATGCCCTGGGGCAACCCTGGGGAGCACCACGACTTCGAGCCACAGCGCCATGATGATGGCTGCATTGAAGTCATTGGCTTCACCATGACGTCCCTG GCTGCCTTGCAGGTGGGTGGCCACGGGGAGCGGCTGTGCCAGTGCCGGCAGGTGGTTCTCACCACATCCAAGGCCATCCCCATGCAGGTAGATGGGGAGCCCTGCAAGCTGGCAGCTTCCTGCATCCACATTTCCCTGCGCAACCAGGCCAACATGGTGCAGAAGACCAAGCGGCGCAACTCCATGCCTCTGCTCAATGA ccagcagccagtgccCGAGCGGTTGCGAATCCGTGTGAGCCGAATCAGCATGCGCGACTATGAGGCACTGCACTATGATAAGGAAAAGCTCAAGGAAGCCT CCGTGCCACTGGGGATCATTGTGGTTCCAGGAGACAGTGACCTGGAGTTGTGTCGGACCCAAATTGAGAGGCTGCAGGAG GATTTCCCTCCACAGCCCTCTGCTTTACAGCGCCTGCACTTTCAG GAAGGGGATGGAGCCAAACCGAAGACTCTGTCATCCCAAAAGCTGTCCCCCAAGTGGTGCTTCCTGGACT CAACCACAGCTGATCGTTTTTATAGGATAGACCGTGCACAG GAGCACCTCAACTATGTGACAGAGATCTCTCAGGATGAGCTCTATGTGCTGGATCCAGAGCTGGTTATCACCCAGACTGTgggcacctctcctgccatgcctGACCTCGTTGACTCATCTTCTGCTCCCACTGGGCACCATTTTGcattcccttcctcttcctcctctccacccTCTTCTCCTGCCCCCAG cACTGAGGCTGGGCTCTGCCTCCCTCATAAAG ATGACCTTCTGATAGAAGCTGCCAAGAGTGGCAACTTCAGCCAG TTCCAGGAGCTGCACCGGGCTGGAAGAGACCTGATGGTGCGAGATTCCTCAGGCCAGACCGTCCTCCATCATGCCGTCAAATCAGGGAGCAAGGATATTGTCAAATACATCATTGAGAATG CCCCTTCAGATATCCTGGATGCCACAGAAGAAGAGAA tGGCGAAACCAGTTTACACCAGGCTGCAGCCTTACGCCAGCGCACCATCTGCCACTACATTGTGGAGGCCGGGGCTTCACTCATGAAGACGGACCTGCAG GGAGACACTCCCAAGCACAGGGCTGAGAAGGCCAACGACCCCGACTTGGCTGCCTACCTCGAGAACCGACAGCACTACCAGATGATCCAGCGGGAGGACCAGGAGACAGCTGTGTAG
- the DGKZ gene encoding diacylglycerol kinase zeta isoform X5, translating into MEAAESPRGCSPSSSSSSAAASGASDGAEPERGPPPPPGRRHSNKRFTGLKLFGRRLHLPHKGVFPCLQGSQPGRWGSRRIKHRPAVYKKAIAKSSLQHMVAQPNPAPSLRSDLERQIRSTVDWSETAVYGEHIWFETNASGDFCYVGEQNCMAKLLQKPLTRRKCAACKIIVHTPCIEQLEKINFRCKPSFRESGSRNVREPIVVRHHWVHRRRQEGKCRQCGKGFQQKFAFHSKEIVAISCSWCKQAYHSKVSCFMLQHIEEPCSLGAHAAVVVPPTWILRVRRPQNPLKSSKKKKRASFKRKSSKKGAEEGRWKPFVIKPVPAPLMKPLLVFVNPKSGGNQGAKIIQSFMWYLNPRQVFDLSQGGPKEALELYRKVHNLRILACGGDGTVGWILSILDQLRLNPPPPVAILPLGTGNDLARTLNWGGGYTDEPLSKILSHVEDGNIVQLDRWNLHVEPNPDANPEEKDEAATDKLPLDVFNNYFSLGFDARVTLEFHESREANPEKFNSRFRNKMFYAGTAFSDFLTGSSKDLAKHVKLVCDGTDLTSKIQDLKPQCLVFLNIPRYCAGTMPWGNPGEHHDFEPQRHDDGCIEVIGFTMTSLAALQVGGHGERLCQCRQVVLTTSKAIPMQVDGEPCKLAASCIHISLRNQANMVQKTKRRNSMPLLNDQQPVPERLRIRVSRISMRDYEALHYDKEKLKEASVPLGIIVVPGDSDLELCRTQIERLQEDFPPQPSALQRLHFQEGDGAKPKTLSSQKLSPKWCFLDSTTADRFYRIDRAQEHLNYVTEISQDELYVLDPELVITQTVGTSPAMPDLVDSSSAPTGHHFAFPSSSSSPPSSPAPSTEAGLCLPHKDDLLIEAAKSGNFSQFQELHRAGRDLMVRDSSGQTVLHHAVKSGSKDIVKYIIENAPSDILDATEEENGETSLHQAAALRQRTICHYIVEAGASLMKTDLQVKGDTPKHRAEKANDPDLAAYLENRQHYQMIQREDQETAV; encoded by the exons AAAAGCTATTGCCAAGTCCAGCCTCCAGCACATGGTAGCCCAGCCAAACCCTGCACCATCCCTGAGGAGCGATTTGGAAAGGCAGATACGCAGCACTGTGGACTGGAGT GAGACTGCAGTCTATGGGGAGCACATCTGGTTTGAGACCAATGCCTCTGGGGATTTCTGCTATGTTGGGGAGCAGAACTGTATGGCGAAGCTGCTG CAAAAACCACTCACCAGGCGTAAGTGTGCAGCCTGCAAGATTATAGTGCATACTCCCTGCATAGAACAGCTAGAGAAA ATAAATTTCCGCTGCAAACCTTCCTTCAGGGAGTCAGGATCCCGGAATGTACGGGAG cCCATAGTTGTCCGACATCACTGGGTGCACCGGAGACGGCAGGAAGGGAAATGCCGGCAGTGTGGCAAG GGTTTCCAGCAGAAGTTTGCCTTCCACAGTAAAGAGATTGTAGCCATCAGCTGTTCCTGGTGCAAGCAAGCG tATCACAGCAAAGTGTCATGTTTCATGCTGCAACACATCGAAGAGCCCTGCTCACTAGGGGCTCATGCTGCTGTCGTCGTTCCTCCCACCTGGATTCTGCGGGTCCGACGGCCCCAG AATCCATTGAAGTCTAGTAAGAAGAAGAAGAGGGCATCATTCAAGCGGAAATCAAGCAAAAAGGGGGCTGAG GAAGGGAGGTGGAAACCCTTTGTCATCAAGCCTGTGCCAGCTCCTCTCATGAAGCCCTTGCTGGTGTTTGTGAACCCCAAGAGTGGTGGTAATCAG GGAGCCAAGATCATCCAATCCTTCATGTGGTATCTCAACCCACGGCAAGTTTTCGACCTCAGTCAGGGTGGACCTAAGGAGGC GCTGGAGCTGTACCGGAAGGTCCACAACCTACGGATTCTGGCGTGTGGGGGAGATGGCACG GTGGGCTGGATACTCTCCATTCTTGACCAGTTACGCCTCAACCCACCTCCTCCTGTGGCCATCCTACCTTTGGGGACAGGGAATGACTTGGCCAGGACGCTGAACTGGGGTGGG GGTTACACAGATGAGCCTCTGTCCAAGATCCTGTCACATGTGGAAGATGGGAACATTGTGCAGCTCGATCGCTGGAATCTCCATGTGGAACCAAACCCTGATGCaaaccctgaggagaaggacgaGGCGGCCACAGACAAG CTTCCCTTGGATGTTTTTAATAACTACTTCAGCCTTGGCTTTGACGCACGGGTGACACTGGAGTTTCACGAATCCCGAG AGGCAAATCCAGAGAAATTCAACAGCCGGTTTCGGAATAAAATGTTCTATGCTGGG ACGGCTTTCTCTGACTTCCTCACGGGGAGCTCCAAAGATTTAGCGAAGCATGTCAAGTTGGTC TGTGATGGGACAGACCTGACCTCCAAGATCCAGGACCTGAAGCCCCAATGCCTGGTCTTCCTCAACATTCCCAG ATACTGTGCAGGCACCATGCCCTGGGGCAACCCTGGGGAGCACCACGACTTCGAGCCACAGCGCCATGATGATGGCTGCATTGAAGTCATTGGCTTCACCATGACGTCCCTG GCTGCCTTGCAGGTGGGTGGCCACGGGGAGCGGCTGTGCCAGTGCCGGCAGGTGGTTCTCACCACATCCAAGGCCATCCCCATGCAGGTAGATGGGGAGCCCTGCAAGCTGGCAGCTTCCTGCATCCACATTTCCCTGCGCAACCAGGCCAACATGGTGCAGAAGACCAAGCGGCGCAACTCCATGCCTCTGCTCAATGA ccagcagccagtgccCGAGCGGTTGCGAATCCGTGTGAGCCGAATCAGCATGCGCGACTATGAGGCACTGCACTATGATAAGGAAAAGCTCAAGGAAGCCT CCGTGCCACTGGGGATCATTGTGGTTCCAGGAGACAGTGACCTGGAGTTGTGTCGGACCCAAATTGAGAGGCTGCAGGAG GATTTCCCTCCACAGCCCTCTGCTTTACAGCGCCTGCACTTTCAG GAAGGGGATGGAGCCAAACCGAAGACTCTGTCATCCCAAAAGCTGTCCCCCAAGTGGTGCTTCCTGGACT CAACCACAGCTGATCGTTTTTATAGGATAGACCGTGCACAG GAGCACCTCAACTATGTGACAGAGATCTCTCAGGATGAGCTCTATGTGCTGGATCCAGAGCTGGTTATCACCCAGACTGTgggcacctctcctgccatgcctGACCTCGTTGACTCATCTTCTGCTCCCACTGGGCACCATTTTGcattcccttcctcttcctcctctccacccTCTTCTCCTGCCCCCAG cACTGAGGCTGGGCTCTGCCTCCCTCATAAAG ATGACCTTCTGATAGAAGCTGCCAAGAGTGGCAACTTCAGCCAG TTCCAGGAGCTGCACCGGGCTGGAAGAGACCTGATGGTGCGAGATTCCTCAGGCCAGACCGTCCTCCATCATGCCGTCAAATCAGGGAGCAAGGATATTGTCAAATACATCATTGAGAATG CCCCTTCAGATATCCTGGATGCCACAGAAGAAGAGAA tGGCGAAACCAGTTTACACCAGGCTGCAGCCTTACGCCAGCGCACCATCTGCCACTACATTGTGGAGGCCGGGGCTTCACTCATGAAGACGGACCTGCAGGTGAAG GGAGACACTCCCAAGCACAGGGCTGAGAAGGCCAACGACCCCGACTTGGCTGCCTACCTCGAGAACCGACAGCACTACCAGATGATCCAGCGGGAGGACCAGGAGACAGCTGTGTAG